The following proteins are co-located in the Komagataeibacter sp. FNDCF1 genome:
- a CDS encoding nuclear transport factor 2 family protein: protein MTTGWYCSKTFGSGSYTGRAEIAAFIEDVRRELVWTHHILTNGDIHIDADGLHARGRWYLQALEDVLLKDGQIAGYEVFAEYNDTFAKCNGKWCLLEVRPVVHVVRRVNSGWRIRNTD, encoded by the coding sequence ATCACAACAGGCTGGTATTGTTCAAAAACTTTCGGATCGGGCTCTTATACGGGTCGCGCCGAAATTGCGGCCTTTATCGAAGATGTACGCAGGGAACTGGTCTGGACCCATCACATCCTGACCAATGGCGACATCCATATCGATGCCGATGGTCTGCATGCAAGGGGCAGATGGTACCTTCAGGCGCTGGAGGACGTGCTGCTCAAGGACGGCCAGATCGCGGGGTATGAGGTTTTTGCTGAATACAACGATACGTTTGCAAAGTGTAATGGAAAGTGGTGCCTGCTGGAGGTCCGTCCGGTCGTGCATGTCGTGCGCAGGGTGAATTCGGGCTGGCGGATCAGGAATACCGACTGA
- a CDS encoding IS5 family transposase, translated as MVTWTGIARREYSRERLRYPSDMTDGEWTLIMPFVPPAKRGGRPRTTDMREVVNAMLYIASAGCAWRLLPKCFPPVSTIRRYFYAWRDAGVFEVMNTVLVMSLREIEGRDASPSAGVIDSQSVKTTESGGISGYDAGKKVKGRKRHIVTDTCGFLIFLLVHAADIQDRDGAVDVLAAIRRRFPWLRHIFADGGYAGDKLRSALASMGKWTLEIIRRSDTVKGFQILPRRWVVERTFAWLGRCRRLAKDWEQSIASSTAWTLIASIRMLTRRTARHCQG; from the coding sequence ATGGTGACATGGACTGGTATTGCCCGGCGCGAGTATAGCCGGGAAAGATTGCGATATCCATCGGACATGACGGACGGGGAGTGGACTTTGATCATGCCATTTGTGCCCCCGGCGAAACGGGGCGGTCGTCCGCGCACGACGGATATGCGCGAGGTGGTCAATGCGATGCTCTACATAGCCTCGGCCGGGTGTGCGTGGCGTCTGCTGCCGAAATGCTTTCCGCCGGTCTCGACCATCAGGCGCTATTTTTACGCCTGGCGTGATGCCGGAGTGTTCGAGGTCATGAATACGGTGCTGGTCATGAGCCTGCGCGAGATCGAGGGACGTGACGCCTCTCCGAGCGCGGGCGTGATTGACAGCCAGTCGGTGAAAACCACGGAAAGCGGCGGGATTTCGGGCTATGACGCGGGGAAGAAGGTCAAGGGCCGCAAGCGCCATATCGTGACGGATACCTGCGGCTTCCTGATCTTTCTCCTCGTTCATGCCGCTGATATCCAGGACCGTGATGGGGCCGTTGATGTTCTGGCAGCGATACGCAGGCGCTTTCCCTGGCTGCGCCACATCTTCGCTGATGGCGGCTATGCTGGCGACAAATTGCGATCCGCGCTCGCCTCCATGGGAAAATGGACCCTCGAAATCATCAGGCGGTCCGATACGGTGAAGGGTTTTCAGATCCTGCCGCGTCGCTGGGTGGTGGAACGGACATTCGCATGGCTGGGACGATGCAGGCGGCTCGCCAAAGATTGGGAACAATCCATTGCTTCCTCAACCGCATGGACATTGATCGCCTCAATCCGAATGCTCACACGACGGACAGCAAGGCATTGTCAGGGTTGA
- a CDS encoding nuclear transport factor 2 family protein gives MRPIDMAIAPFAGSDTEMTLGSQVAFLTDLAAIQRLKTAFVTACDPYEPAMFASLFAEEGVYTSSEYGT, from the coding sequence ATGCGTCCCATCGACATGGCCATTGCCCCCTTTGCTGGGTCTGACACTGAAATGACACTGGGATCACAGGTGGCCTTCCTGACCGATCTCGCCGCGATCCAGCGCCTAAAGACGGCTTTCGTCACCGCCTGTGATCCGTATGAACCCGCAATGTTCGCCAGCCTCTTTGCCGAGGAAGGCGTCTATACCAGCAGTGAATACGGTACTTAG
- a CDS encoding NAD(P)-dependent oxidoreductase: MKRKLVFPDCDAVVLQALEADGLMEHLCQTYDFRVHMGAPESEGEWRKVMNDADACLLGSTLDDSVLRDVPTLRLVSFTGMGVANFVNLDLARQKGVAVSNTPGYGNASVSEHALALLLALARRVVEGDRLVRGGQWIIPSGMQLAGRVAGILGYGGIGAATARLFAAVGMNVLVWTRTRPDTAPPGIRFVPLETLLEHADVLSLHLPLNDRTRGILSGAHLDRLRPGVIIINTARAELIEPGALEARLQAGRLAAGLDVFAHEPLEPDSPLRSLPNVVLSPHQGYNTPAALQRLLAIAADNVDAFFTGRTFHRA, from the coding sequence GTGAAGCGAAAGCTGGTGTTTCCGGACTGTGATGCCGTGGTGCTGCAGGCACTGGAGGCGGACGGCCTGATGGAACACCTGTGCCAGACATATGATTTCCGGGTGCATATGGGTGCACCGGAGAGCGAAGGGGAGTGGAGGAAAGTCATGAATGACGCCGATGCCTGCCTGCTTGGCTCCACGCTTGATGACAGCGTGCTGCGCGATGTGCCAACGCTCCGCCTGGTCTCCTTTACCGGAATGGGTGTCGCGAATTTCGTCAATCTCGATCTGGCCCGGCAGAAAGGGGTCGCCGTTTCGAATACGCCGGGATACGGGAACGCATCCGTCAGTGAACATGCCCTTGCCCTGCTGCTGGCGCTTGCGCGGCGGGTGGTGGAAGGCGACCGGCTGGTGCGCGGGGGGCAATGGATCATTCCAAGCGGAATGCAGCTTGCCGGCCGGGTTGCGGGCATTCTGGGCTATGGTGGCATCGGGGCGGCAACGGCGCGGCTGTTCGCGGCTGTGGGCATGAATGTCCTTGTCTGGACACGGACCCGGCCGGATACCGCGCCACCGGGGATAAGGTTCGTGCCGCTGGAAACGCTACTGGAGCATGCCGATGTGCTCAGTCTGCATCTGCCCCTCAATGACCGGACACGCGGTATCCTGTCGGGCGCGCATCTGGACCGCCTGCGGCCGGGCGTCATCATCATCAATACCGCCCGGGCTGAACTGATCGAACCCGGCGCGCTGGAAGCACGGCTGCAGGCCGGTCGGCTGGCCGCCGGGCTGGATGTGTTCGCCCATGAACCGCTTGAACCCGACAGCCCGCTGCGCAGCCTGCCCAATGTCGTACTGAGCCCCCATCAGGGCTACAACACGCCCGCTGCGCTGCAGCGCCTGCTGGCGATTGCGGCTGATAATGTCGACGCCTTTTTCACGGGCCGCACCTTCCATCGGGCCTGA